A window of the Clupea harengus chromosome 8, Ch_v2.0.2, whole genome shotgun sequence genome harbors these coding sequences:
- the LOC105913341 gene encoding uncharacterized protein LOC105913341: MDPESSIRKGKKQLASTRSCNRSPFDIEPFPISKLIEEQLLIKPGLPENYLLPTKKTSIDGKSAVRRWTFGKRDESKSTKTILIVGETGTGKSTLINTMVNFMLGVRWEDRIWFQITEEDARSQAKSQTSAITVYELFLETSSSCLRIIDTPGYGDTGGRESDQQIAEHLNVLFRSEDGIHEIDAVGLVVKASQNRLTDFQHYIFDAVLSLFGKDIERNIVTFITHSDGLPAANVINALKDAEVPCAKDTRGKPLHFMFNNRQNETYEEDQEVAYQGFWNLGYRSVEKFFSNLEEFNRVDLQMTVGVLRDRKILEACVHNLQDAIEMEELKQNELKQTQTVLDQNRGKYEKKVMAKDFTYEVEEPCRVEKPIPVSKWKLTGQAMCCTVCKENCHYPGCWWVRDNSWCSVMENYFCKTCTGKCHFSVHVKWNQTYHSSTKKVRKTADDLKDAYEKEEESKTALLNTKIKMCNLLEEAYQCIMELQEMALKKVALSTDVYLGVIKKMEEAGEDTDQPQESRLEMKIKAQTLKEIKEASHKKEGGLVLPKCQGAAALSCSS, encoded by the exons ATGGACCCTGAAAGCTCCATAAGAAAAG gAAAAAAGCAGTTGGCATCTACCAGGAGTTGCAATAGGTCTCCTTTTGACAT AGAACCTTTCCCCATAAGTAAACTGATTGAGGAACAACTGCTAATAAAACCAGGCCTCCCAGAAAATTATTTGCTTCCGACAAAGAAGACTAGCATTGATGGAAAATCAGCTGTCAGAAGATGGACCTTTGGAAAAAGAGATGAGAGTAAAAGTACTAAAACCATCCTTATAGTTGGAGAAACAGGAACAGGGAAAAGTACTCTGATCAACACCATGGTCAACTTCATGTTAGGGGTCAGATGGGAGGACAGAATTTGGTTTCAGATCACGGAGGAGGATGCAAGATCCCAGGCAAAATCTCAAACTTCTGCCATCACAGTTTATGAGCTGTTTCTGGAAACAAGTTCTTCATGTCTGAGAATTATTGACACTCCAGGATATGGAGATACCGGTGGCAGGGAGTCTGATCAACAGATTGCAGAGCACTTGAACGTGTTGTTCAGATCTGAAGATGGCATTCATGAAATTGACGCTGTGGGTCTTGTCGTCAAAGCAAGTCAGAATCGCCTTACTGACTTTCAGCATTATATCTTTGATGCAGTTCTCTCACTGTTTGGTAAAGATATTGAGAGGAACATAGTGAcgttcatcacacactcagatggcCTGCCTGCTGCCAACGTCATTAATGCCCTCAAGGATGCAGAAGTGCCTTGTGCCAAAGATACCAGAGGAAAACCCCTTCATTTCATGTTCAACAACCGACAAAATGAGACCTATGAGGAGGATCAAGAGGTTGCCTACCAGGGTTTTTGGAACTTAGGATACAGAAGTGTGGAGAAGTTCTTCAGTAATCTGGAAGAATTTAACAGAGTAGACCTACAGATGACAGTAGGTGTTCTAAGAGACCGCAAAATACTGGAAGCCTGTGTCCACAACCTGCAAGATGCCATCGAGATGGAGGAACTGAAACAGAATGAGCTGAAGCAGACTCAAACAGTCCTGGACCAAAATAGAGGGAAATATGAGAAAAAAGTCATGGCCAAAGACTTCACCTATGAGGTTGAGGAGCCTTGCAGAGTCGAGAAACCAATCCCGGTTTCAAAATGGAAATTGACTGGGCAAGCAATGTGCTGCACCGTCTGTAAGGAGAACTGCCACTATCCAGGCTGCTGGTGGGTCAGAGACAACTCCTGGTGTAGCGTCATGGAAAACTACTTTTGCAAGACGTGTACCGGGAAGTGCCATTTCTCTGTCCATGTCAAATGGAACCAGACTTACCATTCTTCAACTAAAAAGGTTAGGAAGACTGCTGATGATTTGAAAGATGCGtatgaaaaggaagaggaaagtaagaCAGCACTCCTTAACACAAAGATTAAGATGTGTAATTTGTTGGAGGAAGCCTACCAATGCATCATGGAACTGCAAGAGATGGCTCTGAAGAAGGTAGCTTTGTCCACTGATGTTTATCTGGGCGTAATTAAGAAGATggaagaggcaggagaggaTACAGACCAGCCACAAGAAAGTAGACTGGAGATGAAGATCAAAGCTCAGACGCTGAAAGAAATAAAGGAGGCTTCACACaagaaggagggagggctgGTCTTGCCAAAGTGTCAG GGGGCTGCAGCTTTGTCATGCAGCAGTTAG